Proteins encoded in a region of the Paenibacillus pedocola genome:
- a CDS encoding helix-turn-helix transcriptional regulator, which produces MDIHKYEQLVPNVFLFVDRRSFPDWEIGRSTIDFHDLTFIVEGKSNYYINGEKFTVEAGDMLYAPSGSIRQAHTFKEAPMHSFAFNFVWEGADNHVQLPFGTVTKNWRTKELLEDIREFSHVWMDKQPFYRMKARAIFQLIIYRLLCIAHHQQAPLVDPRIQKAMAYIMDHYAKDVTIHELAGLVGLNPEYLGKLFKHNTGSTCKEFLNRVRVNNAEMILTAGGFNVSEVAEHCGYHDAAYFSNVFKSIKGYPPSSVLR; this is translated from the coding sequence ATGGATATTCACAAGTATGAGCAACTAGTGCCAAACGTCTTTCTGTTCGTGGACCGCAGATCCTTCCCGGACTGGGAGATTGGCCGGAGCACCATCGATTTCCATGATCTTACCTTCATCGTTGAAGGGAAATCCAACTACTACATAAACGGAGAGAAATTCACCGTGGAAGCAGGCGATATGCTCTATGCCCCTTCCGGCAGTATTCGGCAAGCACATACCTTCAAGGAAGCGCCTATGCATTCCTTTGCCTTTAATTTTGTCTGGGAAGGTGCGGACAACCATGTGCAGCTTCCTTTCGGGACGGTCACCAAGAACTGGAGGACCAAAGAGCTCCTGGAGGATATCCGGGAATTCTCGCATGTCTGGATGGACAAACAGCCCTTCTACAGAATGAAAGCCCGGGCCATCTTCCAGCTGATTATATACCGTCTGCTCTGTATCGCCCACCATCAGCAGGCTCCGCTGGTAGATCCCCGAATCCAAAAGGCAATGGCCTATATCATGGATCATTATGCAAAGGATGTCACCATACATGAGCTTGCCGGTTTGGTTGGCCTGAATCCCGAGTACCTGGGCAAGCTGTTCAAGCATAACACCGGCTCCACCTGCAAAGAATTCCTCAACCGGGTACGGGTGAACAACGCCGAGATGATTCTGACGGCAGGCGGCTTTAATGTATCCGAAGTAGCGGAGCACTGCGGCTATCATGATGCCGCGTATTTCAGCAATGTCTTTAAAAGTATCAAGGGTTATCCGCCGTCATCCGTCCTGAGATAA
- a CDS encoding glycosyl hydrolase 115 family protein, producing MILVKQGEAAKIYLDPTAKEYDGLRRVAGSFAKDINLVTGATPEIITRKEQLGSTAVIAGAVGGNDLIDTLIAAGKLDVSSIRNKRECYIIQLVEQPVDGVDQALVIAGSDKRGTIYGIYTISELIGVSPWVYFADVLPEKKPLLEIPDYLLNRTSKEPSVKYRGIFLNDDWPSLGSWVTGAFGDFNEDFYDKVFELILRLKGNYLWPAMWSAEFSLNGKSHPLANARHAEEYGIVMGTSHHEPLFRAGSEWQKVYAQYGTSNRWDFARNRQAITAFWEDGIRRNKDYSNLITLGMRGESDSALEGSDRENIELLKDIIRTQKELLKKYILEHAPQILAVYKEVEKYWYGTDEVEGLRKWDVLNDVTILLADDNFGNLRKIPAGEEQQRSAGWGMYYHFDYHGGPHSYEWLNTSPLEKTWEQMCMAYDYGIRDVWIVNVGDLKPMELPISYFLDLAYDFEAWGTGAINRTAEYTLRWTRQQFGHVADSEAISGIAQVLSDYTRMNGRRKPEIIRPFTFSLVHYNEAQRVLQQAVRLEEAAGKYEKLIPDSHKDSYYQLVYFPAAASANVVKMQIYAGLSQLFAERGSVLANTYAERVNEAIERDKQLEQVYNNGITGGKWRGMMSSAHVGYVNWDAEGWSYPEAKTIVPVKGSQMIVNVEGTEQGYKSGTASLPEFTNLRKERCGITISNGGDTGFAYEAVSSTEWVRVDKPSGWVKEGETIAVSVDWEKIKESASGEITITGAGGTVKVTAAANWIDVREVPPLTFIETHNVISIEAEHALSRVSKSGVEWKIIENYGRTLSSVKMYPDGVSFELPEHAPYLEYSVLVQRNGEYSLTSYLAPTNNLSLTSGLKYAAGFDNGTPVIADALPADYEGGNHDNAAWCQAVMDNIHTMTTRHTLTKGIHTLRFYGLDAGLVLQKLVLSAVPLPYSYLGPEESFYTGQPE from the coding sequence ATGATACTTGTGAAGCAAGGCGAAGCCGCGAAGATATACCTGGACCCTACGGCAAAGGAGTATGACGGACTGCGAAGGGTGGCCGGGTCTTTTGCTAAAGATATAAATTTGGTGACCGGAGCCACACCTGAAATCATCACCCGGAAAGAGCAGCTTGGCAGCACTGCGGTTATTGCTGGAGCAGTCGGCGGTAATGACCTTATTGATACATTGATTGCGGCAGGTAAGCTGGACGTATCTTCCATACGTAATAAAAGGGAGTGTTACATCATTCAGCTGGTAGAACAGCCGGTTGACGGGGTGGATCAGGCGCTGGTTATAGCGGGAAGCGATAAACGGGGCACGATCTACGGCATTTATACGATTTCCGAACTGATCGGTGTCAGCCCATGGGTATACTTTGCGGACGTCCTCCCGGAGAAGAAACCGCTGCTGGAAATTCCCGATTATCTTCTGAACAGGACCTCCAAAGAGCCTTCTGTGAAATACAGAGGTATTTTCCTGAATGACGATTGGCCGTCTCTGGGCTCTTGGGTTACCGGGGCTTTTGGTGACTTCAATGAAGATTTCTACGACAAGGTATTCGAGCTGATCCTTAGATTGAAGGGGAACTACCTGTGGCCGGCCATGTGGAGCGCCGAATTCAGTTTGAACGGCAAGAGCCACCCGCTGGCGAACGCCAGGCATGCGGAAGAATACGGCATTGTTATGGGCACATCTCATCATGAGCCGTTGTTCCGGGCAGGCAGTGAATGGCAGAAGGTGTATGCGCAGTACGGGACAAGTAATCGGTGGGATTTTGCCCGGAACAGGCAGGCCATTACTGCTTTTTGGGAAGACGGAATCAGGCGCAATAAAGATTACTCCAACCTGATCACACTAGGGATGCGGGGAGAGAGCGATTCTGCACTGGAGGGCTCTGACCGGGAAAATATAGAGCTGCTGAAGGACATCATCCGCACGCAGAAAGAGCTTTTGAAGAAATATATTCTTGAACATGCGCCGCAAATTCTCGCAGTATATAAGGAAGTGGAGAAATACTGGTACGGTACTGACGAGGTTGAGGGGCTGAGAAAATGGGATGTGCTGAACGATGTGACGATTCTGCTGGCTGACGATAACTTTGGCAATCTCCGCAAAATCCCGGCGGGTGAAGAGCAGCAGCGCAGCGCCGGGTGGGGGATGTATTACCATTTTGACTATCACGGAGGTCCGCATTCCTATGAATGGCTGAATACCAGCCCGCTTGAAAAGACCTGGGAACAGATGTGTATGGCCTATGATTACGGCATCCGTGATGTATGGATCGTCAATGTTGGGGATTTGAAGCCGATGGAGCTGCCGATCTCTTATTTTTTGGACTTGGCCTATGACTTTGAGGCATGGGGCACAGGTGCAATCAACCGGACAGCGGAATATACCTTGCGTTGGACCCGGCAGCAGTTCGGGCATGTCGCAGACTCTGAGGCAATCTCCGGGATCGCGCAGGTACTCTCGGATTACACGAGAATGAATGGACGGCGCAAACCGGAAATTATAAGGCCATTCACCTTCAGCCTTGTCCATTATAATGAGGCCCAGAGAGTCCTGCAGCAGGCGGTCAGGCTTGAGGAAGCAGCCGGTAAATATGAGAAGCTCATTCCGGACAGCCACAAAGACTCGTATTATCAGCTCGTTTATTTCCCGGCGGCAGCTTCAGCCAATGTGGTCAAAATGCAGATTTACGCTGGACTTAGCCAGCTGTTCGCTGAGCGGGGCAGTGTCCTGGCCAATACCTATGCCGAACGGGTCAACGAAGCGATTGAGCGGGATAAGCAGCTGGAACAGGTCTATAATAACGGAATCACCGGAGGGAAATGGCGGGGGATGATGAGCTCCGCACATGTGGGTTATGTCAACTGGGACGCGGAAGGCTGGAGCTATCCCGAAGCCAAGACCATTGTACCAGTCAAAGGTTCACAGATGATTGTCAATGTTGAGGGAACAGAGCAAGGCTATAAGTCCGGTACAGCGAGTCTGCCGGAATTTACGAATCTGCGCAAAGAGCGCTGCGGAATTACGATCAGCAATGGCGGAGATACGGGATTTGCCTATGAGGCGGTCAGCAGCACGGAGTGGGTCAGGGTGGATAAGCCCAGCGGCTGGGTTAAAGAAGGTGAGACGATTGCTGTCTCTGTGGATTGGGAGAAAATAAAGGAGTCAGCAAGCGGTGAGATTACCATTACCGGTGCAGGAGGAACAGTCAAGGTGACTGCGGCAGCAAACTGGATTGACGTTCGGGAAGTGCCGCCGCTGACCTTCATTGAAACACACAACGTAATTTCTATCGAAGCGGAGCATGCGCTTAGCCGTGTATCGAAGTCCGGGGTGGAATGGAAGATCATTGAAAACTACGGGCGTACCTTATCTTCGGTGAAAATGTATCCGGACGGGGTGTCCTTTGAACTTCCGGAGCATGCTCCATATCTGGAATACTCGGTACTGGTGCAGCGGAACGGGGAGTACAGCCTGACTTCGTATCTTGCCCCGACGAATAATCTGTCATTGACCAGCGGACTGAAATATGCGGCAGGCTTTGATAACGGGACACCGGTTATTGCTGACGCTCTGCCGGCGGACTATGAGGGCGGCAATCATGATAATGCAGCCTGGTGCCAGGCCGTGATGGATAATATTCATACCATGACTACCCGCCATACCTTGACCAAAGGGATTCATACCCTCCGTTTCTACGGCTTGGATGCCGGTCTGGTCCTGCAAAAGCTGGTGCTGTCTGCTGTACCGCTCCCTTATTCGTACCTGGGCCCGGAGGAGAGCTTTTATACAGGACAGCCGGAGTAA